A stretch of Leishmania infantum JPCM5 genome chromosome 19 DNA encodes these proteins:
- the ATG8A.1 gene encoding putative ATG8/AUT7/APG8/PAZ2: protein MSMYQSLIPADARRAECERVCREHPEQLPVVVESANSSHVRFLVVPRDATVADLEAEVRQTLGTTNKKVALAIEGCSPAATTVVGDIFDACKQVDGFLYVSCAREPSMGAKDFCCFGNTGKYFADIENNPNLLGSL from the coding sequence ATGTCCATGTACCAGTCGTTGATCCCTGCCGACGCGCGCCGTGCGGAgtgcgagcgtgtgtgccgcgAGCACCCCGAGCAGCTGCCGGTCGTGGTCGAATCGGCCAACTCGAGTCATGTCCGCTTCCTCGTCGTGCCGCGCGACGCCACCGTGGCTGACCTCGAGGCTGAGGTGCGCCAGACGCTGGGGACGACAAACAAgaaggtggcgctggcgatCGAGGGCTGCAGTCCTGCTGCGACAACGGTGGTGGGCGACATCTTCGACGCCTGCAAGCAGGTCGACGGCTTCCTCTACgtctcgtgcgcgcgcgagccgTCGATGGGCGCCAAGGACTTTTGCTGTTTTGGCAACACGGGCAAGTACTTCGCGGATATCGAGAATAACCCGAACCTGCTTGGCTCCTTGTAA
- the ATG8B.2 gene encoding putative ATG8/AUT7/APG8/PAZ2: MCAYHSSNPVEARRAECARLQAKYPGHVAVVVEAAEKAGSKAHFLALPRDATVAELEAAVRQALSTSVKKVTLAIEGSAPAVTAAVGDIADACKRDDGFLYVSVRTEQAMGGIAGPCFASDSGGM; encoded by the coding sequence ATGTGCGCCTATCACAGCAGCAACCCTGTCGAggcccgccgcgccgagtgcgcgcgcctgcaggcCAAGTACCCCGGCCACGTCGCCGTGGTTGTCGAGGCGGCCGAAAAGGCCGGCAGCAAGGCGCACttcctcgcgctgccgcgcgacgccaccgtcgccgagcTCGAGGCGGCCGTGCGCCAGGCGCTCAGCACCAGCGTCAAGAAGGTGACGCTCGCCATCGAGGGCTCCGCCCCGGCGGTGACCGCCGCGGTCGGCGACATCGCCGACGCCTGCAAGCGGGACGACGGCTTCCTGTAcgtgagcgtgcgcaccgagCAGGCCAtgggcggcatcgccggTCCCTGCTTCGCCAGCGACTCCGGCGGTATGTAA
- the ATG8B.3 gene encoding putative ATG8/AUT7/APG8/PAZ2, translated as MTPLPCHSSPCLPPSLPLCAAPLHAAAHLPSHRTLSRPPMSAYHSSNPVEARRAECARLQAKYPGHVAVVVEAAEKAGSKAHFLALPRDATVAELEAAVRQALSTSVKKVTLAIEGSAPAVTAAVGDIADACKRDDGFLYVSVRTEQAMGAFASPCLSVA; from the coding sequence ATgacccctctcccctgccACTCCTCgccctgcctccctccctccctccccctctgcgccgcaccgctgcacgcaGCAGCCCATTTGCCCTCGCACCGCACCCTCTCCAGACCACCAATGTCCGCCTaccacagcagcaacccTGTCGAggcccgccgcgccgagtgcgcgcgcctgcaggcCAAGTACCCCGGCCACGTCGCCGTGGTTGTCGAGGCGGCCGAAAAGGCCGGCAGCAAGGCGCACttcctcgcgctgccgcgcgacgccaccgtcgccgagcTCGAGGCGGCCGTGCGCCAGGCGCTCAGCACCAGCGTCAAGAAGGTGACGCTCGCCATCGAGGGCTCCGCCCCGGCGGTGACCGCCGCGGTCGGCGACATCGCCGACGCCTGCAAGCGGGACGACGGCTTCCTGTAcgtgagcgtgcgcaccgagCAGGCCATGGGCGCCTTTGCGAGTCCGTGCTTGAGCGTGGCTTAG
- a CDS encoding putative folate/biopterin transporter — MTLESHLEEADDNLHNRHADTQVLADVDNEYSDEYVHPGARRLYAKLPFMQHIPIFSEAATSYGPGCIGSLGICYLLCKGIANSIIGYAKQPLFMNRYGISGLRYQRLSSITSMGWSIKAFTAMLCDAFAAFGYTKRWYMFASCLLGGVFALILGLLPAKESSANTACAFIFLTAFSKANVDILSEGLYSRLMRRRPKAGAALVSWIWWFIMVGAIIAAAIQGPLSDSSMVQVGIFIAAGLQVVCALIFFFNLYEERTNRVERWEDALALEAEMRAELGMDVAAAQARLRAQMQLAHKSPCSTSTEVEPITMPMKDVAPHEGQRLEVSGALVTELADTAEQDDEDLQSLEAAARARVGEPITCLFGVFEVNRDVFGRNWRIFAYSVIMTCAVVAMTCGNILADTLGLLILCVIVSVVCCAASFWALPLVIAKANVFGYLQMVFYLQLPGALDSFYLADEECLPGGPHFSYTFYNTVSALIGNVGGLAGITVFNYIFSKHSYRLTLVVTTTVQILASVFDIIMVKRWNIAIGIPDRAMYIMGDAVVFQVCYYLTWMPVVILLSRLCPRGSESMVYALMAGFANLGETMATSIGSLIMEYAWGIVTTPPCDFSNVPMLLLVGHILAPILIIPLSLLLPAARVCDDINVDGEAVKREAKKYISHDDSDSSSAAGKH, encoded by the coding sequence ATGACGTTAGAGTCACACCTTGAGGAGGCGGATGATAACCTCCACAATCGGCACGCCGATACACAGGTCCTCGCTGACGTGGATAACGAGTACTCTGACGAGTATGTCCACCCTGGTGCCCGTCGCCTCTACGCCAAGCTTCCCTTCATGCAGCACATCCCCATCTTCAGCGAGGCCGCCACCTCCTATGGCCCTGGTTGCATTGGGTCACTTGGTATTTGCTACCTCCTGTGTAAGGGTATTGCAAACAGCATTATCGGTTACGCGAAGCAGCCACTCTTCATGAACCGCTACGGTATTAGCGGCCTGCGCTATCAGCGCCTCTCCAGCATTACCTCGATGGGCTGGTCCATCAAGGCCTTTACAGCCATGCTGTgcgacgccttcgccgccttcgGGTACACGAAGCGTTGGTACATGTTCGCTTCCTGTCTGctcggcggcgtcttcgccCTCATTTTGGGTCTGCTGCCTGCCAAGGAATCGTCCGCGAAcaccgcctgcgccttcATCTTCCTTACTGCCTTCAGTAAGGCCAACGTGGATATCCTCTCCGAGGGTCTCTACAGTCGTCTGATGCGCCGTCGGCCCAAGGCTGGTGCCGCGCTGGTGAGCTGGATCTGGTGGTTCATCATGGTGGGTGCCATCATCGCGGCCGCCATCCAGGGACCGCTGTCCGACTCCAGCATGGTACAGGTGGGCATCTTTATCGCTGCCGGCCTGCAGGTGGTTTGTGCGCTGATCTTTTTCTTCAACCTGTACGAGGAGCGCACTAACAGAGTGGAGCGTTGGGAGGATGCGCttgcgctggaggcggagatgcgTGCGGAGCTGGGCATGgacgtggcagcagcgcaggctCGGCTGCGTGCTCAGATGCAGCTCGCTCACAAGAGCccctgcagcaccagcaccgagGTGGAGCCCATCACCATGCCCATGAAGGATGTCGCTCCCCACGAGGGACAGAGGTTGGAGGTCAGTGGTGCCCTGGTGACGGAGCTGGCTGACACAGCAGAGCAGGATGATGAGGACCTACAGAGCctcgaagcggcggcgcgcgctcgcGTGGGTGAGCCCATCACATGCCTCTTCGGGGTCTTTGAGGTCAACAGGGATGTCTTTGGCCGTAACTGGAGGATCTTCGCGTACAGCGTAATCATGacgtgcgccgtcgtcgccatGACGTGCGGCAACATTCTTGCGGACACGCTTGGTCTGCTGATCCTCTGCGTCATTGTCTCCGTTGTCTGCTGTGCTGCATCCTTCTGGGCCCTGCCCCTTGTCATCGCCAAGGCGAACGTCTTTGGCTATCTGCAGATGGTCTTCTATCTGCAGCTGCCTGGCGCGCTCGACAGCTTCTACCTCGCTGATGAGGAATGCCTCCCCGGCGGCCCGCACTTCTCGTACACCTTCTACAATACGGTGAGTGCCCTCATCGGCAACGTTGGTGGTCTTGCTGGTATCACCGTATTCAACTACATCTTCTCCAAGCACAGCTACCGGCTGACTCTTGTCGTCACCACCACTGTGCAGATCCTTGCCTCCGTCTTCGATATCATTATGGTGAAGCGCTGGAACATCGCAATTGGCATCCCGGACCGCGCCATGTACATCATGGGCGACGCCGTTGTGTTTCAGGTGTGCTACTATCTGACGTGGATGCCAGTCGTGATTCTGCTCTCGCGCCTGTGCCCTCGCGGCTCGGAGAGCATGGTGTACGCGCTGATGGCTGGTTTTGCCAACCTCGGAGAGACGATGGCGACCTCGATCGGCTCGCTGATCATGGAGTACGCCTGGGGCATCGTGACAACCCCACCGTGCGACTTCAGCAACGTGCCCATGCTCTTGCTTGTGGGCCACATCCTGGCTCCCATTTTGATCATCCCACTCtccttgctgctgccggcagcgcgtgTCTGCGACGACATCAACGTGGACGGAGAGGCAGtcaagagagaggcgaagaagtACATCTCgcacgacgacagcgacagcagtAGTGCCGCCGGCAAGCATTGA
- a CDS encoding putative dynein light chain — MSGTRVLIKESAMPVDMQQDCADCAAHALFTLKLREQTDLAQFIKKELDVKYGGQWHCIVGHSFGSCVGHDEAYFIYFEINGIFFSMWRMDVTLEAKQVPINSAGRTVPASA, encoded by the coding sequence ATGTCTGGCACAAGGGTGCTTATAAAGGAGTCCGCAATGCCGGTGGACATGCAGCAAGACTGCGCCGActgcgccgcgcacgcgctcttcACCTtgaagctgcgcgagcaaACCGATCTGGCGCAGTTCATCAAGAAGGAGCTGGACGTCAAGTACGGCGGACAGTGGCACTGCATCGTAGGACACTCCTTCGGCTCCTGCGTTGGCCATGATGAGGCGTACTTCATCTACTTCGAGATCAACGGTATCTTCTTTAGCATGTGGAGGATGGACGTGACGCTCGAAGCGAAGCAGGTGCCGATCAACAGTGCAGGACGCACTGTGCCGGCGTCCGCCTAG
- a CDS encoding putative peptidyl-prolyl cis-trans isomerase, macrophage infectivity potentiator precursor has translation MTRFSSLHSVLATAATLLLTLCVLSVEASYWSEEVNRVRTYAAVNYLERIAKQPNVSALPSGLLFTIERRGFGDRAPAAEDKCEMHYTIHYRFPGIVESTRHHPYPVRRSPSQLIPGMAEAMQLMREGDRWYLHVPYQLGYGKEGCKEKKVPSLSNLRVEIEMYKCESASGKTSAEIDAYLAKYMKTRIPEKAAPVDYTDL, from the coding sequence ATGACTcgcttctcctctctgcACAGCGTgctcgccactgccgccacgctgctgctgacaCTCTGCGTGCTGAGCGTCGAGGCCAGCTACTGGTCGGAGGAAGTGAACCGCGTGCGCACGTACGCGGCGGTCAACTACCTGGAGCGCATTGCAAAGCAGCCGAACGTGTCCGCGCTGCCTTCTGGGCTCCTCTTCACAATCGAGCGTCGCGGCTTCGGCGACCGTGccccggcggcggaggacaaGTGTGAGATGCATTATACGATCCACTACCGCTTTCCCGGCATTGTGGAGAGcacgcgccaccacccctACCCGGTGCGgcgctcgccgtcgcagctgaTCCCTGGCATGGCTGAGGCGATGCAGCTGATGCGCGAAGGTGACCGGTGGTACCTCCACGTGCCCTACCAGCTCGGCTACGGGAAGGAGGGCTGCAAGGAGAAGAAGGTGCCAAGTTTGTCGAACCTGCGCGTGGAGATAGAGATGTACAAGTGCGAGTCGGCGAGTGGTAAGACGAGCGCCGAAATCGACGCGTATCTCGCCAAGTACATGAAGACACGGATACCGGaaaaggcggcgccggtcgATTACACGGATTTGTAG